CAGCGATCTCAACTCCAAATTCGTAGTGGTCTCCGACTTGAATTAGGACTCCTCTAGGGAAATTAAGCGTCATTGCTTACATATACCAATCTAGGTGTTGACATAAGATTTTATAGCTAGCACTTTATGGCCATGTGTTGATCCCAGTTTcatgagtgtatttgagattaagtccaaatctcatagggagCAACCCCACCCCCATACtcacataggtgaaattttgtcaAAGGTGCTCCTATAATTCTGACACCCCATTCATATGAgttacaaatttcattaagagttttttactCAACCTCTCCACATTACAGGATAAATGCACTTACATCATAGGGATGAACACTTAAAAagttatttacaaaataaataattaaagaaataaatagtgCATTTCTTACGACCATCGTATGGTTCGTTTTTCCCATTGAACCCAATTCTTAGGATTTCTGGTCCTTGGGTTGGGTATCTTCATACATGGCTCATAAATCTATGGACTTTAGTCTCATCCCCCTCAATGTATTCCAGACTCTATCTTTTGCCAAGGCCTTGGTAAATGGATCTGCAAGATTATCATTAGATTTAACATAATCCACAGTTATGATGCCACTACTCAAATAAGATCGTACGgtactgtgctttcttcttatagGTCTGGATTTATCATCGTAATAACGGTTTTTAACTCTACCAATTGTGGTAGTGCTATAtatcacaatgaattaatataggTGGAATTAGCTTTTcccaaagtgtaattttatataaCAAATCTCTAAGCCAATTTGCCTCTTCACCAGTTAAAACTAATGCTATTAATTCAGTTTCCATTGTTGAATTAGAAattattgtttgctttttagatttccaacaaatagcaccactagctaagataaaaatataaccagtgGTAGAGAGAGTATCACCTGACAAAGTATTTCAATCAGCATCACTAAAAGCTTCAATCACAACAGggtactttttataaaataagccaTAACTTTTTGTACCAATTAAATTTCTCATAACTCGCTCAATAGCTAGTCAATATCTCTACTAGGCTTGCTAGTAAATCTGCTAAGCACTCTTACTGCATATGCAATGTCAGGTCTAGTACAATCAATAGCATAGCGCAAACTACCAATGATGCTAGCATAAtccttttaattaaaaatctcatcatcattatccataggaaataaatgaacactagaataaaaaggagtagctacacttgtgtgatcatgaaaatttatattttctcaaaattatattccatcacatgtttttgtaattttcatgcccaaaataaaattagcttTACCAAGATCTTTTatatcaaaatggcttttaagcatattttttgtctcatttataaaatacatatttgagccaaaaatcaacatatcatccacatagaggcTAATACTAACATGTAAATCATTCcatgatttagaataaatacatttatcacatttatttaatttataaccATTCTTAATCATGCaggaatcaaacttttcatgccACTATTTAGGTGCCTATTTTAAGCCATATAGGGATTTATTTAGCTTACATACCTTACTTTCTTGTCCATGCTCTACAAAGCCTTTGAGTTGGtccatataaatctcttcctctaggtCCCCATTTAGAAAAGTAGTTTTTACAttcatttgatgaattttcaaataaaaaattgcagcaATAGCAATTAACAATCTAATAGATGTAATTCATGTTACCGGAGAAAAtgtatcaaagaaatcaagattagctttttgtttaaaaccttttgcaacaagtatagttttaaacttatctattgatccattcaattttaacttttctctaaggacccatttacaacctatgGCCTTATAACCCGGTGGAAGATCTACTAATTTCtaagttctattagaaattaAAGATTTCATCTCATCATTTACAACCTCTTTCCAAAATATAGTATCAAGTGATGTTAAagcttcttttaaatttttaggattttcctcaatgttaaaaacataataatcaagaccaaaatccttttcaactctatctcttttacttcttctaagttatatttcaaaattttcttgattttgtaaatgagaagtagaagaactaggttatgacaaaatattttcttcaccccactatttttcaatttaaaaggaatttttttttcttcatgaaaaattgcatcatcagattcaaaaattattttattttcaagatcaaaaaatctataggtTGCACTATTAATCGCATAACCAAGAAAAGCACAAGTAGTAGTTCTTATACCTAATTTAGATATTCTAGGGTTAGTAAGCCTTACATAAGCAAGACAACCCCATACTCTCAAATATCTTAAATTTGGCTTATGTCCTTTCCACATCTCAAAAGGTGTCGTATGGTGACTTTTTACGTGGCACCTTATTCAAAACATGACATGCAATTAAAACAGTTTCAccccaaaaatgtaaaattgcaCTAGATCCAATTAACATGACATTTGTTAACTCAATTAGAGTTCTATTTTTTCTCTCAGCTATACCATTAGAAGCAGGTGAATATGGTGCAGTAATTTCATGGATAATTCCTAAATACTAAACAAATAAGTTGAATGCACTTGCTTCATACTCACGGCCTCtatcacttcttattctttttatttttctaccgaattgattttcaacttcttttaaaaaactcttgaaatttttcaaaagtatcacttttatttttcaacaaataaacagtggtatattttgagaaatcatcaataaaaatgataatatatctatttcctCTACTAGTTAAAATTCCTTGAAATTCACATAAATCAAAGTGAATTAACTCAAGCAATTCGgtattttttacaacacttttatgagacctttttgtaatctttgcttgactacaagtttcacacttttcaaaatcttttgatggttttggaattaatcctaaactactcatgatttccacatatctactatttatatgacacaaacaagcatgccaaaaattaatagaagaaagcaTATAAACTGAACTAGTAGatgctttattattctcaacatTTAACTTAAACATTCCATCACAAGCATAACccttgcccacaaataatcCCTTTTTAGTGATTATACAATTATCAGATTCCATAGTCTGCTTGTAGCCAACCTTGTTAAGCAAAAAGCTTGACATCAAATTTTTCCTCATAGACAAAGTGTAAGCACATCTTTCAATGTTAACACATGTCTAGAAGTGAATTTCAAATCGTcctcaccactcccaagaatcttggttttgctagagtcacctagcataattttttttcttcttcttcaaaaagaATGTACAACTTGAACCAATCTTTGTCATAGTAAACGTGCCTATTAGCACCAAATTCTACCCACCACCGTTCAGCCTGTAGAACAGATTCACATTtccaaaatttacaaaatcgAGATATGCCCACTCTTGccacaaacaaaacaagatcTATTAAATTGATCTTGTGAATGGGGTCCTTGGTTCtttcttattgttattttattcgAGTTTCCCCTTCCTTAAGGtctattaatatttttgaaCTCTCTATTTAGGCTTCAATTGACCATTTctagaaaaatgatttttgggcatATTATTATTGGCAAAAATGAGATTTACCTTTGTGGTGAAATTACCATTGCTCTCTTGGGTCATGAGTACATCTTGTCCTCTAGCCTCCTCCACACGGATGCATATGATCAAAGTCTCCAAGgatgtctcttttttttttgtgccgCAAAGTCTTTTGGAACTCCCCCCAAGATTGTGGTAGTTTATTGCCTGCTACCACCATATTATCTCCAATCTTTATACTTTCGGATCTCAATTCTACCACAATCATCTGGAAGTCTTGTGCTTGATCCACGCctgattttccatccaccatTTGGTAACGGAAACATCTACTAGCAGCGTACTTCTTCGCACCAGCCTCCTCGATATTGTACTTGCTTTGTAacgtttttcatattttcttggAAGAAGTATAAgttgtatcataataatcataaaaatgatcGGCAAGACAATTCAAAAGATAAAAGCAGCaatatatttatcttttttatacttatctattttttcttgatgaagaagaaattcTTCCTCACTCATCTCATTGGTAGAAACCTTGAAAGGATTCTTGTTAGTGAGGATGTAGGCAACTTTGAGAAGACTCAAATAGAAGAGGACCTTTCCTTTCCACCTCTTGAAGTGAGCTCCCTTAAAGCGAAAGGTCTTGTTGAGATCTCCAACAGTCTCATTTGGTTTTTCTTGTATAGGCTCCATGtgttgaatctccttaaaattgttagtgcaaacacaataataatggaaataacacaaagagaaactgaataatacttctgcataatattaatttgaagataagtaatacacaacactatttggatgGAGGCACGACACTCCCTTTCTTTAAGGAAATTCAAGTCCTTagttggctaaactttgtaaccgATGCAAAACTTATCTGACTTGTCTCCTCTAGGATACAATAGCCCAACAAATGTCGTATGGCCAGAACGAcctctgcacaaagtgttcGAGCCTAAAACTTAACTAGAAAGAATACCCTTCCTTGCCAAGAaccattcttttttttagagtatAAGAATGCTTgcaattgctaaattttttggtgtatGGTAACGTTGTTATATTGCAGTAACTTGGATGGGTATTAGTTCTTATACCTAAtttatactccctccgtcccactttgtttgtcctgtttgaaaagtcaaacattttaagggaacatcatttattgtcttgtatgtcttataaaaatgtataagtttacaaaactacccttaaataaatttattagctttttttaaaaggagttattcttaatgaggcttaggggtataataggaacattagtaaactaataactttcatttttagaaacagaacaatattttgggacatcccaaaatggaatagaggacaaacaaagtgggacggagggagtatattttaattcaaactTTGGTTGCTTTGCTGCAGATCAATGACGCTCAGCTATCGGATACGGACAGGCTTATACGATGTTTTGCAGTGGTGACAAACTTGCTGGCTTTCCTTTGTTGCCTGTTTGTTATTAGACACTCCAATATGAACCAAGGTAATGCCAGAATTTTAAGCAGAATGAGCCACATAGCATCTGCTCTTTCGGTGATGGGGTTCGTACCAATTCTGACTATAGGTCCACCATCTCTTCAAGAGTCAGCCtataaaattcttaattttaagtttaattttgatAGACTCTTTCACTTTCTGTGCTTAAGAGAggaaattttcacaatttcaaGTTTTCTATTACAGTAGATAGACTGAAAATTTAAGAGATTCAAATatagaatttgttttttttttttaaattattaactaaaatttttgtgACAATGCATACCATTATTTCTAAATGCcttaataatttgattttcaTGAGATTGGGctttaattatattatcttgGTTAATAGAGTATAAGAATGCTTgcaattgctaaattttttggtgtatTGTAATGCGGTAACTTGGATGGGTATTacccaaattaatttattacttaaGTCCATAAATCTGATGTAGTAGGTGTTACAAGTTTAATTGCTGGACATAAATCTAATGGGTTAGAGTTACACAATTAAATGGATTAGATAAGgaatttctgaaaaataaattggccCAACAGCTAATCCATTAAGCAGGTGAATGActcttcattttccataataaaaAGGGTCATTTATCCACCAATGAATATGgaaattattttgaatgtaTCTAACCCAATTGCTACAATACATATTAGCCTATTAgttaccacaattaaaaagaataatagtctctttctttttcaatgtgggattaaatattttcactaaCTCCTTATCTTCCATATTAACTCTCACGtctttacatttatattgtcatataaatttaatttaattaattaatattaaaatgctccaacagaGATCAAGTCTAAAAGAACAAGAACTAGGTAGGATTCAATAATTAATTTGGCATGGTCATCCATATTGCCCAAGAGTAACATCTTATACTAATCAAACATTCAAACTAggaatcttttttcttttgttggctCTGTGGGAGGTATCCATTCTGCTGAGTGTTTTTGAGGCTGGAGGAAAGTGCTGCAGCCGAGAGATGAAGCCAGGCCACTTTTGAAGCATAGATAGGGACTGGTGAAGATAGTTTCTTATGTTATGACTCATGGCATTTTGATAGGCGGGTTTAGAATTATGGTTTGAGGATTGTTTATGAGTCTGCAAGTAGCTCTAGAATGGTCTGCTAGATTGTCCAAGTTAGGTCTGTGGGTCTAGTTCAATTCAAAGCAAGCTATGGGAAGTTCAGATAGGAGGTTTTGATAGAGTGAAATGCTTGGCTACCACAAGCAAGGATTTTAATTGTACAAAGACGTGAAAGGGTATCCGTAAGAAGAAAACTACTGTCAATAGGTGAAAAACTGGTTCggttttctaaaaatattcctAAGAGCAGACCGCAAGGGAGGGATCAGTTGCTTAGTTTAGTCTGCTATCATTTACCATCTTTGGTTGGACAAGAATGCTGGGATTTATAATGACAAAGTTCGATATGAATCTGATTCGTTACAATTTATCATTGTGTTATAATTCTAGTGTCCCAAATGAATTAAGTATAAGcttaaccatgtgtttataaaCTCTTAGACACCCTCCCTTTGCAAGTTGGTTTTAAAGGATGAATTCTACCCATGAGTTTGTAACACATAGGTGATTTAAGATATAGGCTTGCCTGATATAAGAATAGAAAAAACTCAATTCAAAATAAAGTTCTTATCTTTATAATAGTCTTTGGagtttctgtttttgtttttgagagagggagagtgcttttttttttttttttttttttttttttttgtcacaagaGAGGAGgaaagcaaaatatttttacccaaaactgaGAAAGAGTACTCTTGATGTAATCCTTGTTTTCAATAGAATAAAAGTCAAGATTATCAGGGACATACAATGAGCCTGGTCAAGAAGTTGTATGCTGACCAACAATTAAAGCACTAATAGCACTTTTTACGTTGCATAAATTATTCATTTCTTGTTGCAAGAACTTCCTAGGGTCCAAATACAATTGAATTAACTTTTAAGACTTAACGAGCGACCAAGTCAAAGTCAACCTCCATTATCTAGCTCGAGCTTGAACATAAAATTGCAAAGTAAAATATCTATATGGCTGCAAACGGACATTGAAATTCTTTCTTAAGTATGTTCGAGGGTCAGAGTACATAAAGCCCAGAAAAAGAACTTTTCATAATGGAAAATGGAGTCATCATGCAAACTTCCATTAGGACAGAGTAGAAGCTTGACCATGTAGTTAAAACCAGCCAGTGTGATAATGCAAGCagaaattctctttttattcagtaggaaattttaaagaaaaatgaacaatacaagaccaaaacaaaaactaagacTAAAAAGTGAGAAGCATTCAAATAGGAGGTGAACACAGGTGGAGCCTGGTATGAGATACCATAGAAGAAGCAATTCCTGAATCCTGATCATGTAAAATGGCTTTCTGGCTAAAAGTAGGAATGAATTCCATGAGGACACgttgatacaatttttttttttttaagtaatccTCAATTTTATTACTTGCCCCAAGCAGATTCATACACAGAGAAGAACTCCATATAGACTGGATAAAAATTGGAAATGCGTTAAGACCCAGAAAGCTAATAACAGAGCTCTAAAAAAACATGCTATTTGCAATACAAAATTtgttatatgtgtgtgtgtctgtctgtgtataatatattacatacaTTCATTAACACAAAATCAGCTGAAAATTGAAGATGCAACAACTTCCTCAGCAATTCGATCATAAAACAGCAAcaacaaaaggcaaaaaaataacaacaccCATGGACGGGACAAGtccattcccttttttttttttttttttaagagaaaatatATGGTGATAAATAGAAGAGCTTGTGGCTGATACTTCTTGAATTCCCTGAAGCAAAAAGTGAGCAATTGagattgattaattagccagaGTTGAAGTGGTTCGGCTGCTGCTGCGAAGAATCCTATGGAAGACCTCCCTGAGTTGTCTCTCCAAGGGGTCCAATCCCTCCTTAATGGCCTGGTGAACTTGAGAGAGCTCCTGCACTCTGTTCCTGACCTCAGCTTCCTTCTCTTCAGTGAGTGGGAAGTGCAGGGAATCCACCAATTCAGAGAGCTGCCTGCTGGTTTTCTCAATGTGAAGAAATTCCTTTAACAGGCCGCAAGCGTTCCTCCGTTCCCGCTTCTTTGACTCCTCCATAATCCGCTCGTGCACGGCCAGCACCGGCCCGGCCCACACAAACTGCCTCGGAATATAGAAATGCACCTGCAGACCACGGTCCTGGCACGGAATGGCAGCCACCAGAGCCCACATTGTCAACAACAACACCCAATTCATTGTAAACACCGGCACGGCCAGGCCATTCCCTTTGGGCATCACCAGGTTATTCCCAATAGCCTGGAGCTGCCGCGAAGCCGACCAAGAGCGAGACACACTCCAAGACGGAGAGCGGAAATGACCCAAGGAATTACGAGGCGAAGAAGAAGCAGCGGCGGCGAAGTTGTTCCTTCCAAAAGAGCGATTCCTAATTGCATTAGCATTGGATTGAGATTGAGATTCCTTATGATCATCCAGCATTGCAATTACAATGGACAAATCAATGAGAGCTTTCTTGGCGCGGCGGAAATGGGCCTCACCCAGAtttaaatttggatttggatttggatttagaGCGCAGAGAACGATGTGAACAAGGTTGTGGCATTGACGGATGTGTTGAATCCCGTCTCGGATAGCGTTACATAGATCAAGAGCCTTGACGGTACGGTCAAAGTAGTCGGAAAGCAAGCGATCCATAGGAGGCTTAGACAGCATAGATGTGTGTTTGAATAGAATAAGGCGGAAGTTTTCTTGGCAGGAAAGGAAGGCGTCGAGAAGCTTCCGGAGCCAGGCCAGAGAGAGCAAGTCGTCGTCATCCGACTCCGACGAACACAAATCGGCGAAACGCTCAGTTACTTGTTTCTGAAACCCTTCcagctcctcctcctccacctccacctcttCCATGGAAATGGTATGCATTATCTCCGACTGTGACTGTTGAGTGTGAGGAGAGGCTTTTATTCAGGGTCTTTTTTTGGACCGAGTTTTTTGGTTAGTTGAACTTGGAACAAGCAAAAAGGAAAGATTACTTCAACGACAACGACAACGACAACGACAACAACAACTACcgaaaaaaatactaattagaATTTGATTAGGGAGCTACATTCATTATTACTACTAATTCATAACAAGTAATAATTCTCTTTTTTACACGCCTCCCCTTCGCTCTAACTTCAATGCTCTACGCTTCCACCCATGCTCTGGGATGTTTAAATCGACCCCAacctccttctttttttttttttttttttttttttttttttttttttttttttttttttttttttttttcaacggaGACTTCTGCAaccattcataatattttaaaaatattttcataacaaattttaattaataaattattattaattaattcataACAAGTAATAATTCTCTTTTTTACACGCCTCCCCTTCGCtctaacttcaatttttttttttttaacaaagagaACTGCAaccattcataatattttcaaaacattttcataacaaattttaattaataagttattattaattttaatttgaagttattataaaaaaaataaaaataaaattcattagtATCAATAACAAACTAACACTTaagatttgtaaaaaaaaaatattatatacataatttttttttttttagaaatttgtaatattgagtttaaaaaataatatatcaccaattacaaagaaacaatttttctttttaggataATAAAGATAGTTCAATTATGTccaatcatatttattactatattaatatataagttTTATATAGTAAAACTTTTTAGGCGAAACTACACTATTGGTCCCTGAAGTTTATCCTGTTTGCGcaattagtccctcaagtttgaagcgagcacaattagtcccttaagttttaaaactgagttGTATTGATCCTTTTACTAACTTCTATTAACGGTGTTACTTACATGGCTAACTTCacaatgacttggcattttctttaatgatgtggcatatttttaattaaaaaattacaaactaagtgagaaaaaatattaaccggtaccaaattaaaaaatattttctacctACTGTGAAAACCCACAacgagagagaaagggagagaggaaagaaatcaaacccCAGCCGCCGCCTGAAATTCCATGCCCTAGCTGTCGCCAGCAATAGCCCAAGTTGTAGCTACCGCCGGCGACAGCACAACAACACTACTTCTCTGGCATAACCACTAAACCGCTGCCGCCTCCCTCTGCTGGCAACAGTGACCTTTTGCCTCCTAGCGATGCTTCCTTCTCAGCCACTTTTGTATCTTCGTGCTAGCACTCTGGAACTAGAAGGCTTTTTAGGCTTCTCTAGTCCTCTGCCGTCACGTGTTCAAACCCAGCTCATAAGTCCATAACCATTGTTGTAGTAGGATTAAATTTAGTTGTATAGTTTTCAATCCAAAACATCTCTGTGTCTCTCACAGTTTCCATGTCAGGACCAttgttttcttgtctttttttatcttttactaAACTTTCAAGAAAACCTGTTTGAGGCTGTACTTTGAGACccagttgtttttatttttattttttatttttaaagggtgatatttctattattattgttcTATTGCTGAGATATGGAGATTTTTGGAACTGGGTAGATTTGTtctattattattgttcttttttgaGTCTCTTTTGGAACTGGGTAGTCTCGTTGTGGGTTTTCACAGTAggcagaaaatattttttttaatttggtaccGGTTAATATTTTTTCCCacttagtttgtaattttttaaataaaaatatgccacatcattaaagaaaatgccaagtcattgtGAAGTTAGCCACGTAAGTAACACCATTAACAGAAGTTAGTGAAAGGACCAATACaactcagttttaaaacttaagggactaattgtgctcATTTCAAACTTGAGAGACTAATTACGCACACAGGGTAAATTTCAGGGACCAATAGTGTAGTTTCGCCAACTTTTTAATACCTTTCATTGTTAAAGATTAGACTCTGTGCCATGGATGGGTCTAAATGGTGGGACACATGGGAGAATGTGATCGGCGGAGAAGTAgaatttcttctatttattttttttttactacttttgtTGCACACGTGGAAGGTATAAAGCGTGGGTAGGTCTTCATTCCACGGAGCGTTCATACATACCATAGGAATCATAGGATAACATATTGGAGAATGGGAAGGGACTTggtctactctctctctctctctctctctctctcctaaatATCACAACTGCTACCTCGGCTTATTTTAAAAggtgaaaaacaaaattattctccaaattagttttgagaaaaactctacaaactattcttatatctttttattagatgtaaaatttgaaaatctaaccatttgattggatattttttatattcttaatatgcataccaaatttcatttaaattagataatatttattatttgatcaataaatttattttttataaataattttagaccataaaaacttgaaatgtAATTACTAATTACCATTTACAACTCTACTTCCTTCTTttgccattttattttttatttttttttttttttttgccaaaaatgcacaacaaccataaaaaaaaaaaaaaaaaaaaaaaaaaaaaaaaaaaaaaaccaaaaccctctTTCACCAAAATACCCACCATCATATACCAAGGAACGTGTCAATATGGGCAGCGTCTACACTCAGCCTCAAACCTTTCAACTGTCTTGAACAACTTGAAAGGGACTACACCGATTGGTTAATGGAAtatatacactaaaaaaaataaaaaataaaagatgtgaattcaaatttaaaatatacacatatattATAATACCTCCAAAGAGTTAAAGAATATATCTGTTCCGGTGAAGAATATGACGATGACAGAATAGTTTTTGCATGCATATAATAATTTGGATGCAATGGTCCAACTCTACAAATAATTTAACCTTTGATTATCTCATCGATTGTTTTTCCTTATGCATTCAATCCATACGTCAATATCTTTTTTAAAGAGGAGAAATACGTTTACATAGCTAAATATTCcctcttaaaaaaaacataagtgtACCAACCTATTGAATTATAACAATATTCATTATTGTGatattaaaaaattgagaattcaatCAAACATATATCCTTAATAGATTTTTTCTAAGCTTAAATTGCAAGAAATTCAGATGCGCTATGTTTGTTGACCGATAAAGTTCAGGTGAGCTGCCAAGCTCATGAGTTTGGGTTGGGATGTTGATAATTgcttaaaattataatattttcttagTTTTGGTAGGCattatcatatttattttgtgttt
This DNA window, taken from Quercus robur chromosome 2, dhQueRobu3.1, whole genome shotgun sequence, encodes the following:
- the LOC126713625 gene encoding protein ROH1-like, producing the protein MHTISMEEVEVEEEELEGFQKQVTERFADLCSSESDDDDLLSLAWLRKLLDAFLSCQENFRLILFKHTSMLSKPPMDRLLSDYFDRTVKALDLCNAIRDGIQHIRQCHNLVHIVLCALNPNPNPNLNLGEAHFRRAKKALIDLSIVIAMLDDHKESQSQSNANAIRNRSFGRNNFAAAASSSPRNSLGHFRSPSWSVSRSWSASRQLQAIGNNLVMPKGNGLAVPVFTMNWVLLLTMWALVAAIPCQDRGLQVHFYIPRQFVWAGPVLAVHERIMEESKKRERRNACGLLKEFLHIEKTSRQLSELVDSLHFPLTEEKEAEVRNRVQELSQVHQAIKEGLDPLERQLREVFHRILRSSSRTTSTLAN